The genomic interval GAGACAACTAAATGATCAATTCTTTGGTCTAAGAAGATGTGAATACCCTTCAAGGGTACCATTTAAGGTCCACAGCTGCTTCAAAGGTCCACAGCTGCTTCAGAACTCGTCTACAATACGAGTTCTGACACTGGACTCCTAGTGTTCATCAGTGGTTTGTGTCAGAAGCTCATGACCTCACTGCTAGGTCATGAAATAGGAAGAAAGGATCACAAACGAGCAAATGAGTTCAGAACATACCATAGGGTGGCTGCAAGAAACAGCAATACAGTCATCCCTTGGGGAGTGCCAAATGGAATTATAGCTCAAGATGAatttagtgctttttttcttcttctgcttggCATCTGCTGCTCCTGCATCTTTGTTTTTGTAGCAGAGAATCAGGAAATGTAATGCAATTATGTGAAACTCCTGGTAGTCACTATTTCAAAAATTAatccaaaaattatttttcttgattgaTTTTAAGTGGGTCACTAtctcttcatattttttatttcctatgtTCAAGTCTCACTTACTGTACAAGTCTAATTTGCATAGTACTGCCAAATGTAATGGAAACATGAAATAGGTGTTTAGGTAACTTATGTACTCTGCAAGGATCCTTTTACACAGCATAAAAGTCTCCACTCGAAAATTGCCTGCCCCTATAGAGGCAGCAACCCCTTCTCAACTACAGACTGAAAGGCAAATCTCAAATGTCCTGATTCAAAATcagctaaaacaaaacagaaatatatctCTTCAGTGATTATAGCAGTACAACTCTTTCTCTATGGAAATGTATCTGCTTGCAATTCACATTGGCACATCAAGCTATCAACCTTTGAAaatcaatacagaaaaaataatcctTCCCTATCAATTTCCTTTCACTTATTTTCCTTCCATTCCCTGCTACTCTGAGCAGTTTTATTTTCAACATCCACTAGTACAGCTCTGCTCTTGAGATCACTTTCTATCATATGCACATTTTTCAACATTTACCTAGGTAGGGGTACTACACATGTGGACTAACTTCAGTGTGGCTGAAGTCTAAAGCAGGTTGTAATTAATGTGCCTTCAAACTCTAACGTCAGGTTTTCTATCACCGCAGCCTCGATGTAGTTAGCAGGCTACCTGTGATCCAGGCTTATTAAAGACAGGGAGATATGAATTTGAAGTgagattaaaatttaaatatcCTCTGGGATTCTACTGATACTTCTTCTGTTAGATTTTCCCATACTGTAGCTAGCTGGGGGGCCAGGGTAGAGAAGAACGGCAGCCGATGCTGTGCAGTTCTGTCTCTGGGGAGATCACCAGGAAGAGCTGGACCAACCAGCAGAACTTGAATATTCAGGAGAAAGGAAGCTGATTAGGGAGAGACAGAAGTGGAGCTGCAATTTTTATGCGACAgatagtaaaatgaaaaaaaaaattccatccagAAAACAGCTTCTGCCTTATACCTAATTAGATCAGTTTTTCTTCTTGATGAATAAACAAGAATATTCGAACATCGGcaaggtacaaaaaaaaaatattaatctcCTTTGAGCTTTactcatcataaaaaaaaaagaaaagaaaagaaaaatcaaagaaagtaAATGTATCCAAGTAACATAAATGAAATGGGCTGTAGTTGTTCCCACTTACCCATGTAGTTTTGGAAAATTCAGGGCATAAGTTTTATGAAATCTAATCCATCTTTTGCTTCACTGTCTTACAACATCAGGGAGAACCCAGTTTTAATGGAGCCCTGAGACATTCAGTTTGTCTTTGAATTAGGGAACAGGCGCCCAAGTACTATATTCAGGTGCCCTGTACTGTGGAGGGGATGAGGGATTAAGGACCCTCCTTGATGACTGATCAACAAGTTCATAAACTGGAATTCTTAGGATTGTATGGTGTGCAGATCTGAGCATCTCCATTTCTGCCTGGTCTCTTAGGCTACAGTGGATTTATCAAGATTATATCTAGATAGgaaatttctaaaggaaaagaatTGGGGAGTATGTGTTCATTTCTGAGGCAACAAATGTTGCCTTCAGACTACAAACAGGCTATTGTATCAGCCTCTTGATAAATTAATCAAGTTTAATACGTGCAGCTAAATcatatgcagaaaaagaaagatggggttggaacttttttttttttttggatggaagCTACATTGTATATATGTTAAATACAGTATATATTTAAACACTGTATTAATGGCTTTTTCATACGAGCTTGTGAGCGTTAAGGTTAAGAGCAAAGAAATGTGGATATTTCCACAGACATTAACTGCAACTGGATAGGAATCACCTGCCAAAAATGTCATATTCAAATATACTGTGTCCAACAACAGTGTTTTTGAGAGAACCCTTTACATTCACAGTAGTTGAGAGTCTGCATAACAACTTACAGAaggagaaacatttatttttcttgtagaaTGTAATATTGTATTTTGTGTTTCAGATTTCTGGCACTAAACTATGCGCATGACATAGTAATATACGTTTTAGAAACTGGTTATTGACTGAACAGCAATGACTAAGAAAGTGTATGTATGACAATGATTTCTCAGgagattaatttaatttaatttaatatgtGAAAAGTATCAAGTTCTCTTGAGTATCAAGTTAACTCTTTGCATGTTAAATTGGATTAAAATACCTGGAGAATGCACTGAAACAATCAGTGGTTGAGATTAAATTAGGTACTAAAGGCACTTTAATTCTAGTTACTTTCATTTAATTTGTACAAACCTATTTTCCACCTCTCCAACCCACATGTTCAAAAGAAGATTGAGAGATACTTCATTCCTTCTGTTTTATCTAGAGATCAGTAAGGCAGCATAGTTGTGTTTTGTCCGAGGTAAATGGATTTAGCTCATATTCCTTAGCTGGGATCTACTGCAGTTCATTTTGTGTATTGATGCCCAGTTTTTCTGTTTATATGAATTTACATGCACTGCAGAAAATGTACTTGCTGTACACATGTGTAGGTGTGGCTGCAAATTTCTAACTGTTGTGATTATTGTTTCTTTCCACACACAGTAAAATACATTCATCTTCCTGTTTGTAAATGagtgtaaaatattttctattaattcTGGTCATGTGAAAGATTGTGTAAGGTTTTGTCTCctattcagaagaaataaaaaaatcagtggtTGATTGGGTTTTCAGGTAAGATCAGCTTATCGACTCTCAAGATACTCACTGGTTCTTCTCACCTTTTCCCTGATCTCCCTCTCTAGCGTGAGTGCATCTCTGTTCACGTTGGTCAAGCTGGAGTCCAAATTGGCAATGCATGTTGGGAACTCTTCTGTCTGGAACATGGCATTCAGCCAGATGGCACCTTCAGGGACCAACCCAGCGATGACGACTCTTTTGCCACATTTTTCAGAGAGACAAGCACTAGAAAATATGTGCCACGGGCTATTATGGTGGACTTGGAACAAACTGTAGTAGGTCAGTATAGAACTAATCttgcaaaatggaaatgaattaaCTCTTCTGGGTGCCAGTATTCAGATCACTAAGCAGCAGGGCAACGCCCTGACCTTTAGGGATGATTCCAACATCCAGGTAAAACTTAGGTATTTTAAGTTTGTAATAGCAGGTAGTACTAAAAGCTCTGTTAATCTCAATGAGATGATGACAGCTGACTACACTGTCATTGGCACTGTATCTAATAATTAGTAAAATCAACATTTACCAttgttaaccccccccccccccccccgcattggTTATAATTTACCTTTCTTCATGAGAATCTTTACCTTCTGGTATTTTTTGTGGTGGTTTTCCTTTGATAACTGATGGAAAATGCTTTCCTACCGTTCGGATCTGAGACAGGACCATGAAGAAGCAGATAACGGGGGTGTCCTGAAAGATTTTTTGGGGGAAACCACCATTTTACTCTTGCAAATCTCTTCCAGTCATTCTCCTGAAGGTTCTGATGACTTTCATCTGATCAGTATAAAGAGGTGAAGTTTTTCCACAGCACGGCATAACCatcatttgaaaaatgaactCATCTGTATAACAGAGCAACGTTAAGAGATGCatctcagagcagcagctgcttatttttttcagaactgagaAGGTCTCAGATTATATTCCTTAGCTTTGTGCTTAGCTTCTCATCACTCAGATCTGCCATGCCTTTTGTCTGCCAACACAGAATGCTCAGCTTTAGCAACTGGATTTGCTAACATTACCAGCCTTGGTGAGTTATCGCTTCCAAGCTtatgcttcttttcttttgttcagatgAGGTACGAACTGGCACCTACCGGCAGCTTTTCCATCCAGAACAGCTGATCACTGGAAAGGAAGATGCAGCGAATAACTATGCACGTGGCCACTACTCCATTGGAAAAGACAAAATTGACATGGCGTTAGATCGTATACGCAAACTGGTATGTACTACTACATTGGAAGCAAGACTTTAGGCGGATAGTATGGGAAATAAAACAGCATGTACATTTTTTGGTAGTgactcttgttttgcttttactattGTTATTGGCTCAGAACAGGGAAATACAGTCTTAAGACTGGAAGACTTACACAGAAAACCTCAAATATTGCTGTAGCATTATTGTAAGAGATATCTAGTATCACTCTAGGGAGTAGCCTGAGATTTATAGGGAAAACACAGACTGTGAGAATGTTCTGGGAAAACTGCTAATCCCTCTGCTGTGTACTGAGTGGGGGTGTTGCTGTTTCTATTTCAAGGTGGAATTCAGAGATATATTCACTTATTCTTtcacttttgcttttgtttttcaggctGATGCCTGCTCAGGGCTACAGGGATTCCTGATTTTCCACAGCTTTGGTGGGGGCACTGGCTCTGGCTTTACCTCCTTACTGATGGAACGCCTCTCCCTGGACTATGGAAAGAAGTCCAAGTTAGAGTTTGCCATCTACCCTGCTCCCCAGGTCTCCACCGCTGTGGTGGAGCCCTACAATTCCATCCTGACCACGCACACCACCCTCGAGCACTCGGACTGCGCCTTCATGGTTGATAACGAGGCTATCTATGACATTTGCCGCCAAAACTTGGACATTGAGCGCCCGACTTACACTAACCTCAACCGCCTCATCAGCCAGATTGTCTCCTCCATCACCGCCTCGCTGCGCTTCGATGGTGCCCTCAACGTGGACCTGACCGAGTTCCAGACAAACCTGGTACCCTACCCGCGCATCCACTTCCCCTTAGTGACCTACGCCCCCATCATCTCTTCCGAGAGAGCGTATCATGAGCAGCTCTCGGTGGCAGAAATCACCAGCTCCTGCTTTGAGCCCAACAACCAGATGGTGAAGTGTGACCCGCGACATGGCAAGTACATGGCCTGCTGCATGCTGTATCGTGGTGACGTAGTTCCCAAAGATGTCAACGTAGCAATTGCTGCCATCAAGACCAAGAGAGCTATCCAGTTTGTGGACTGGTGTCCAACAGGCTTCAAGGTGAGCGTGCTTCTCTGTAACGTCTAAAGGGCAAGTTCAGTCTAGCTGAAAACTTGTATTTAAAACTTTACGTCTTGCATGCTTTCCACTTGTGAGAAAAACAAACGTTAGGAATACGTGTGCATATAAAATGTACCCTCGGACATCCTATTGACACAGACTCTGAAATAGCTAAATAAATAGGTACATATATCATAAAGAAGTACTGTACTCTATGTCCTGTATATTTAGTAAATGGAGAATGTCAACCCTCTaatgatttatatttaaataaattacattCCAGAGGAAAGATCAAAGTAAGGCTTATATTCTAAAGACGCTGTTCAGACTGTCCTTcatcagactaaaaaaaaaaaaaaagcagtactaCACTGTTGGCAAGTGAAACATTACTACATCTCTATACCTCTGTGAAGACTATTTTCTTCACTGTACCCAATTTTGCCAAACGTACTGCTACATTTTTATAAGCTTCCCTTCATTTAGAATCCAGTTCTGGTTGccctctttttttctcagtaaagGACAGGAATTGACTTATGCTCAAAAGAACAGCTTGAATGTCATTAGCCTTAAGAGGGATTTTGCTGATGTGATTTGAGGTTTTTCCCCACCTCTTTTCTTTCCCAGCCACCAATGGTTTTACAACTTTCTCACCCTGTTTATTGTGTCTTTTAGTCCTTTTTTTCATAACTCTCTTTATTCCACCACCTTTCAATTGTTATTTGCAGGTTGGGATTAACTACCAGCCTCCCACAATTATTCCTGGGGGAGACCTGGCCCAGGTTCAGCGAGCAGTCTGCATGCTGAGCA from Struthio camelus isolate bStrCam1 chromosome 1, bStrCam1.hap1, whole genome shotgun sequence carries:
- the LOC104147263 gene encoding tubulin alpha-2 chain translates to MPCLLPPGYLEQNSRRNISNQSCCFKSRQEVSTTEDTMRECISVHVGQAGVQIGNACWELFCLEHGIQPDGTFRDQPSDDDSFATFFRETSTRKYVPRAIMVDLEQTVVDEVRTGTYRQLFHPEQLITGKEDAANNYARGHYSIGKDKIDMALDRIRKLADACSGLQGFLIFHSFGGGTGSGFTSLLMERLSLDYGKKSKLEFAIYPAPQVSTAVVEPYNSILTTHTTLEHSDCAFMVDNEAIYDICRQNLDIERPTYTNLNRLISQIVSSITASLRFDGALNVDLTEFQTNLVPYPRIHFPLVTYAPIISSERAYHEQLSVAEITSSCFEPNNQMVKCDPRHGKYMACCMLYRGDVVPKDVNVAIAAIKTKRAIQFVDWCPTGFKVGINYQPPTIIPGGDLAQVQRAVCMLSNTTAIAEAWARLDHKFDLMYAKRAFVHWYVGEGMEEGEFAEAREDLSALEKDYEEVANDSFEDENDGGES